In one window of Arachis ipaensis cultivar K30076 chromosome B06, Araip1.1, whole genome shotgun sequence DNA:
- the LOC107646867 gene encoding uncharacterized protein LOC107646867, whose product MAAVANLANTMEANAAVTLQAVRRLGQLARNGNGNGEGNAHDNAEGNGDNAGGVPMTLATFLKVHPPIFRGSTTLTEADNWFQAMECALQVQHVPNNQYVEFAAYQLAREAQQWWQAECRLLQLQNADVPWDVFQTAFYKKYFSESTRETKKMELMQLKQGFLFVADYTSKFEELCRFYRVCQGAPETYESCKCIKYQRGLKDNIMTALALMEIRTFSDLVNKARVVEEYAKTIAASKDTHGGSSSRRHGKYFHLRGQSFKTGGYAPQGGCFNCGLPSHITRNCTRGKNSNAGQGQHHGRVFAVNAKDASKADPLIRGICLIGDKTLIALYDTGALYSFILFAQVEELSLKMSELAFDLYVHTPHQTVITKSGCRQNRVLLDCFERSINFMPEGEKGAVIAEGYYLNSVMVYYSREECRGYILLAANALGDAQNLDQIPVVRDFPEVFSEDILEFSPHREIEFAIELVPGAGPVSIAPYSMAPTELAELKTQLEELLNKWFIQPRVSL is encoded by the exons ATGGCGGCTGTGGCTAATCTGGCAAACACTATGGAGGCTAATGCTGCTGTGACTCTACAAGCTGTGCGGAGATTGGGCCAACTTGCCAGAAACGGAAATGGGAATGGTGAAGGGAATGCTCATGATAATGCTGAGGGAAACGGCGATAATGCGGGAGGTGTTCCGATGACCTTGGCGACGTTCctcaaggttcatccgccaaTTTTCCGAGGCTCAACTACTCTAACAGAAGCAGACAACTGGTTCCAGGCCATGGAGTGTGCTTTACAGGTGCAGCACGTTCCGAATAATCAGtatgttgaatttgctgcttatCAGCTGGCGAGAGAGGCCCAGCAGTGGTGGCAAGCAGAGTGTCGCTTGCTACAGCTCCAGAACGCTGATGTCCCTTGGGATGTATTTCAGACGGCCTTCTACAAAAAATATTTCTCTGAGTCTACAAGGGAAACAAAGAAAatggaacttatgcagctgaagcaaggtttccTTTTTGTGGCAGACTACACAAGCAAGTTTGAGGAACTCTGTAGGTTTTATAGGGTATGTCAGGGTGCCCCGGAGACTTATGAGAGTTGTAAGTGTATTAAATATCAAAGGGGGCTGAAGGACAACATTATGACTGCTTTGGCTCTTATGGAGATCCGTACTTTTTCTGATTTGGTGAACAAAGCAAGGGTGGTGGAGGAGTATGCCAAGACTATAGCTGCATCCAAGGACACTCATGGAGGAAGTTCTAGTCGGAGACATGGCAAGTATTTCCATCTGAGGGGTCAAAGCTTCAAGACAGGAGGATATGCGCCTCAAG GTGGATGTTTCAACTGTGGCTTGCCTAGTCATATTACGAGGAATTGCACTCGTGGGAAGAATTCGAATGCGGGTCAAGGTCAGCATCATGGTCGAGTCTTTGCTGTGAACGCCAAGGATGCTTCCAAGGCGGATCCGTTGATAAGAGGTATATGTTTAATTGGTGATAAAACATTAATTGCATTGTATGATACTGGAGCACTGTATTCATTCATTTTGTTTGCTCAGGTTGAGGAACTAAGCTTGAAAATGTCAGAGTTAGCTTTTGATCTGTATGTACATACTCCGCATCAGACGGTTATAACTAAGTCAGGGTGTAGGCAA AATCGAGTgttgttggattgctttgagcgGTCAATTAATTTTATGCCAGAAGGAGAAAAGGGAGCAGTGATAGCTGAGGGCTATTACTTGAACTCTGTAATGGTGTACTATAGTAGAGAGGAGTGTCGGGGTTATATCTTATTAGCTGCTAATGCGTTGGGTGATGCCCAGAACTTGGATCAGATTCCGGTGGTAAGAGACTTTCCTGAGGTATTCTCGGAAGATATTCTTGAGTTTTCACCTCATAGGGAAATTGAGTTCGCGATTGAATTGGTGCCGGGAGCCGGACCAGTGTCGATTGCGCCGTACAGCATGGCTCCGACAGAGCTGGCAGAattaaagactcagttggaagagctttTGAATAAATGGTTCATTCAACCAAGAGTATCACTGTAG